In a single window of the Chelonia mydas isolate rCheMyd1 chromosome 8, rCheMyd1.pri.v2, whole genome shotgun sequence genome:
- the LRRC52 gene encoding leucine-rich repeat-containing protein 52 gives MSPPNGPKSLWLVLLFGMGVKAKTLNCPAKCTCEYLEVNCTGQQLQDFPTTIPLDTRQLILATNNISYLPSVELNFLSDLVYLDCRENAISEDLDFAFISLNKLIYLDLSFNNLTRVTFTTFSQLSSLVVLKISNNPNLVEIEKDSFANNTWLRHLDVSRTGLTFLDTSIVKDLPNLKSLGLSENLWNCNCSFLDFTLWMKESGVRFPDPENITCYSPAALHGWSMPEVESKLHYTCLLHLYDTDYAFLGLIGFCIFSAGTVAAWLAGMCVVLYEFHATKGGNDDDEDEDEEATI, from the exons ATGTCCCCTCCTAATGGCCCCAAATCCCTGTGGCTGGTGCTTCTTTTTGGAATGGGAGTGAAGGCAAAGACCCTGAACTGTCCAGCAAAGTGTACCTGTGAATACCTGGAAGTGAACTGCACAGGGCAGCAGCTGCAAGATTTCCCCACGACCATTCCACTGGACACAAGGCAGCTGATTCTGGCTACCAACAACATCTCCTACCTGCCATCGGTGGAGCTGAACTTCCTAAGTGACTTGGTCTATCTGGACTGCAGGGAGAATGCCATTAGTGAAGATCTGGATTTTGCCTTTATCAGTCTCAACAAGCTCATCTACCTAGACCTCAGCTTCAACAACCTCACCCGGGTCACCTTCACCACTTTCTCACAGCTCAGTAGCCTGGTGGTGTTGAAGATCTCGAACAACCCAAATCTGGTGGAGATTGAGAAGGATTCCTTTGCCAACAACACCTGGCTGAGGCACCTGGATGTGAGCCGGACTGGCTTGACGTTCCTGGATACTAGCATTGTCAAGGATCTGCCCAATCTGAAGTCCCTGGGTCTAAGTGAAAACCTCTGGAACTGTAACTGCTCCTTCTTGGACTTCACCCTCTGGATGAAAGAGAGTGGCGTTCGCTTCCCAG ATCCTGAGAACATCACCTGCTACAGCCCAGCAGCTCTACATGGCTGGTCAATGCCTGAGGTGGAGTCGAAGCTCCACTACACCTGTCTTCTCCATTTATACGATACGGACTATGCCTTCCTGGGTCTGATTGGCTTCTGTATATTCTCTGCCGGCACTGTGGCAGCCTGGTTGGCTGGGATGTGTGTAGTGCTATACGAATTCCACGCAACAAAGGGGGGGAATGATGACGACGAAGATGAAGACGAAGAAGCAACTATCTAG